From Pseudomonas sp. LS1212, the proteins below share one genomic window:
- a CDS encoding YicC/YloC family endoribonuclease, with the protein MVHSMTAFARVEQAGTQGTLSWELRSVNHRYLEPHLRLPEALRDLEGAVREALRQGLSRGKVECTLRYTEETAGKPLQVDRERAAQLVAAAETVASLIKQPAALNPLEVLAWPGVLVADATDPQALNNEALVLFGEALKELKNGRDREGAELARLINERLDSMTGEVATLRVMVPQMLATQRQKVLDRFADMQAELDPQRLEQEMVLLAQKSDVAEELDRLSTHINEVRRVLKAGGAAGRRLDFLMQELNREANTLGSKAFDPRSTQSAVNLKVLIEQMREQVQNIE; encoded by the coding sequence ATGGTGCACAGCATGACCGCCTTTGCCCGCGTCGAGCAGGCCGGTACCCAGGGCACCCTCAGCTGGGAGTTGCGCTCGGTCAATCATCGCTACCTCGAGCCGCACCTGCGCCTGCCCGAAGCCCTGCGCGACCTCGAAGGCGCGGTGCGCGAAGCCCTGCGCCAGGGGCTGTCACGCGGCAAGGTAGAGTGCACGCTGCGCTATACCGAGGAAACCGCCGGCAAGCCGCTGCAGGTCGATCGCGAACGTGCTGCGCAACTTGTCGCAGCCGCCGAAACCGTAGCCAGCCTGATCAAACAACCCGCGGCACTCAACCCGCTGGAAGTACTGGCCTGGCCGGGCGTGCTGGTGGCCGACGCAACCGACCCTCAAGCCCTGAACAACGAAGCACTTGTCCTGTTTGGCGAGGCGCTCAAAGAACTCAAGAACGGTCGCGACCGCGAAGGCGCCGAACTGGCTCGCCTGATCAACGAACGACTGGACAGCATGACCGGCGAAGTCGCCACCCTGCGTGTCATGGTCCCGCAGATGCTGGCGACCCAACGGCAAAAGGTCCTCGACCGCTTTGCCGATATGCAGGCCGAGCTGGACCCGCAACGCCTGGAGCAGGAAATGGTCCTGCTGGCGCAAAAGAGCGATGTCGCCGAAGAACTGGACCGGCTGAGCACTCACATCAATGAAGTACGCCGGGTTCTCAAGGCCGGTGGCGCCGCAGGCCGACGCCTGGACTTCCTGATGCAGGAACTCAACCGCGAAGCAAACACCCTGGGCTCCAAAGCCTTCGATCCGCGTAGCACCCAGTCTGCAGTCAACCTCAAGGTGTTGATCGAGCAGATGCGTGAACAAGTGCAAAACATTGAGTAA
- the radC gene encoding DNA repair protein RadC, with amino-acid sequence MSIRDWPAAERPREKLLEQGPASLSDAELLAIFLRTGVSGRSAVDLARHLLNKFASLRALLEADQVSFSQELGLGPAKYAQLQAVLEMARRHLAERLRRDSALESPQAVRDYLKAQLRHELHEVFGCLFLDSKHRVLGFEALFRGSIDSASVYPRQVIKRALAHNAAALILCHNHPSGVAEPSQADRVLTRRLKEALALIDVRVLDHFIIGEGEPLSMAEYGWL; translated from the coding sequence ATGAGTATTCGCGATTGGCCTGCCGCGGAACGCCCGCGGGAGAAACTTTTGGAGCAGGGTCCTGCCAGCCTGTCCGATGCCGAGTTGCTGGCAATCTTTCTGCGTACCGGCGTCAGTGGCCGTAGTGCCGTCGACCTGGCGCGACATCTGCTGAACAAGTTCGCAAGCCTGCGGGCACTGCTCGAGGCCGATCAAGTCAGCTTCAGTCAGGAGCTTGGCCTGGGGCCAGCCAAGTACGCACAACTGCAGGCCGTGCTGGAAATGGCCCGGCGTCACCTGGCCGAACGCTTGCGGCGTGACTCTGCCCTGGAAAGCCCTCAGGCTGTGCGCGATTACCTCAAGGCGCAGTTGCGCCATGAGCTGCACGAAGTGTTTGGCTGCCTGTTCCTGGACAGCAAGCACCGTGTGCTGGGCTTCGAGGCCCTGTTTCGCGGCTCGATCGACAGTGCCAGTGTCTACCCGCGACAGGTGATCAAGCGCGCCCTGGCCCACAACGCGGCCGCGCTGATTCTTTGTCACAACCATCCTTCCGGCGTTGCCGAGCCAAGTCAGGCCGACCGTGTACTGACCCGGCGCCTCAAGGAGGCGCTGGCGCTGATCGACGTCAGGGTGCTCGATCACTTCATCATTGGAGAGGGAGAACCCCTATCGATGGCCGAGTACGGCTGGCTTTAG
- the argB gene encoding acetylglutamate kinase yields the protein MTLERDAATNVAKVLSEALPYIRRFVGKTLVIKYGGNAMESEELKTGFARDVVLMKAVGINPVVVHGGGPQIGDLLKRLSIESHFIDGMRVTDAQTMDVVEMVLGGQVNKDIVNLINRHGGSAIGLTGKDAELIRAKKLTVTRQTPEMTTPEIIDIGHVGEVVGINTDLLNMLVKGDFIPVIAPIGVGANGESYNINADLVAGKVAEALKAEKLMLLTNIAGLMDKTGKVLTGLTTEQVNELIADGTIYGGMLPKIRCALEAVQGGVTTSHIIDGRVPNAVLLEIFTDTGVGTLISNRKRH from the coding sequence ATGACCCTCGAACGTGATGCCGCCACCAATGTCGCCAAGGTTTTGTCCGAAGCGCTGCCCTACATCCGTCGCTTCGTCGGCAAGACGCTGGTGATCAAATACGGCGGCAACGCTATGGAGAGCGAGGAGCTCAAGACCGGCTTCGCCCGCGATGTCGTGCTGATGAAGGCAGTCGGGATCAACCCCGTGGTCGTCCACGGCGGCGGCCCACAAATCGGCGATCTGCTCAAGCGCCTGTCAATCGAGAGCCACTTCATCGACGGCATGCGCGTGACTGACGCGCAGACCATGGACGTGGTGGAGATGGTCCTCGGCGGCCAGGTGAACAAGGACATCGTCAACCTGATCAACCGTCATGGCGGCAGCGCCATCGGCCTGACCGGCAAGGACGCCGAGCTGATTCGCGCGAAAAAGCTCACTGTCACCCGCCAGACCCCGGAAATGACCACCCCGGAAATCATCGATATCGGCCATGTCGGCGAAGTGGTCGGGATCAACACCGACCTGCTGAACATGCTGGTCAAGGGTGATTTCATTCCGGTGATCGCACCGATCGGAGTCGGCGCCAATGGCGAGTCGTACAACATCAACGCCGACCTGGTGGCGGGCAAGGTTGCCGAAGCACTGAAAGCCGAGAAGCTCATGCTGCTGACCAACATTGCCGGCCTGATGGACAAGACCGGCAAGGTCCTGACCGGCCTGACCACCGAGCAGGTCAACGAGCTGATCGCCGACGGCACCATCTACGGCGGCATGCTGCCCAAGATTCGTTGCGCGCTGGAAGCGGTTCAAGGCGGCGTGACCACCTCGCACATTATCGACGGTCGCGTACCCAATGCGGTACTGCTGGAGATCTTCACCGATACCGGTGTTGGTACACTGATCAGCAATCGCAAGCGTCACTAA
- the rph gene encoding ribonuclease PH: protein MKRPSGRAADQLRSIRITRNYTKHAEGSVLVEFGDTKVICTVSVENGVPRFLKGQGQGWLTAEYGMLPRATGERNQREASRGKQGGRTLEIQRLIGRSLRAALDMSKLGDITLYVDCDVIQADGGTRTASITGAMVALVDALKVVKKRGGLKAGDPLKQMIAAVSVGMYQGEPVLDLDYLEDSAAETDLNVVMTSTGGFIEVQGTAEGAPFQPEELNAMLDLAKKGMRDIFEMQNATLAD, encoded by the coding sequence ATGAAACGTCCAAGTGGTCGCGCTGCCGATCAGCTCCGCTCGATCCGCATCACCCGCAACTACACCAAGCATGCCGAGGGATCCGTACTGGTCGAGTTCGGAGACACCAAGGTTATTTGCACGGTCAGCGTCGAGAACGGCGTGCCGCGGTTTCTCAAGGGGCAGGGCCAGGGCTGGCTGACGGCCGAGTACGGCATGCTGCCGCGCGCCACTGGCGAGCGCAACCAGCGCGAAGCCAGCCGTGGCAAGCAAGGTGGTCGCACCCTCGAAATCCAGCGCCTGATCGGCCGCTCCCTGCGCGCTGCGCTGGACATGAGCAAGCTTGGCGACATCACCCTGTACGTTGACTGCGACGTGATTCAGGCGGACGGCGGTACTCGCACCGCTTCGATTACCGGCGCCATGGTCGCGCTGGTCGATGCACTGAAAGTGGTCAAGAAGCGTGGTGGCCTGAAGGCCGGCGACCCGCTCAAGCAAATGATCGCCGCCGTTTCGGTGGGCATGTACCAGGGCGAGCCGGTCCTGGACCTGGACTACCTGGAAGACTCTGCCGCCGAAACCGACCTCAACGTGGTCATGACCAGCACCGGTGGTTTCATCGAAGTGCAGGGTACCGCCGAAGGTGCTCCGTTCCAGCCTGAAGAGCTCAATGCCATGCTGGATCTGGCGAAAAAAGGCATGCGCGACATCTTCGAGATGCAGAACGCCACGCTGGCTGACTGA
- a CDS encoding ABC transporter substrate-binding protein → MRLAILPLLLAPLFSPLLAQAAALSICTEASPEGFDVVQYNSLTTTNASADVLMNRLLDFDARQGKLTPSLADSWEVSADGLTYQFKLHPGVKFHTTDYFKPTRTLNAEDVVFSFQRMLYPANPWHKIAQSGFPHAQSMQLPSLIKQIDAPDPLTVRFLLDHPDSTFLATLSMGFASIYSAEYADKLFRAGTPQKLNSQPIGTGPFVFNRFQKDASIRYRANPDYFAGKPAVDPLIFAITPDANVRLQKLRRNECQIALSPKPLDITAASQDPALKIEKADAFMTAFLAINTQHPPLDKPEVRQAINLAFDKNNYLKAVFEGTATSANGPYPPSTWSYAKDLPGYAHDPPKARELLAKAGLKDGFATTIWTRPAGSLLNPNPSLGAQLLQADLAQVGIKAEIRVIEWGELIRRAKAGEHDLLFMGWAGDNGDPDNFLTPQFSCPAVQSGTNFARYCDQGLDKLISAGKTTSEQGVRSKLYQQAQAQIQQQALWLPLAHPTAFALTRKEVQGYQASPFGRQDFSRVSVSP, encoded by the coding sequence ATGCGTCTTGCGATTTTGCCGCTGTTGCTCGCCCCACTTTTCAGCCCTTTGCTGGCCCAGGCCGCGGCATTGAGTATCTGCACCGAGGCAAGCCCGGAAGGCTTCGACGTGGTCCAGTATAACTCGCTGACAACCACTAACGCCTCGGCCGACGTGCTGATGAACCGCCTGCTCGATTTCGATGCACGCCAGGGCAAGCTCACACCCAGCCTGGCGGACAGCTGGGAGGTTTCCGCCGATGGCCTGACCTACCAGTTCAAACTGCACCCGGGGGTCAAGTTCCATACCACCGACTACTTCAAGCCAACCCGTACCCTCAATGCCGAGGACGTCGTGTTCAGCTTCCAGCGCATGCTCTACCCGGCCAACCCCTGGCACAAGATTGCCCAAAGCGGCTTCCCGCATGCCCAGTCGATGCAATTGCCCAGCCTGATCAAACAGATCGACGCGCCGGACCCACTGACTGTGCGCTTTTTACTGGATCACCCGGATTCGACCTTCCTCGCCACCCTGAGCATGGGCTTTGCCTCGATCTATTCGGCCGAATACGCCGACAAGTTATTTCGGGCCGGCACACCGCAGAAGCTCAACAGCCAGCCGATCGGCACCGGCCCCTTCGTTTTCAACCGCTTCCAGAAGGATGCGAGCATTCGTTATCGCGCCAACCCGGACTACTTTGCCGGAAAGCCCGCTGTCGATCCGCTGATCTTTGCCATCACGCCCGATGCCAACGTTCGCCTGCAGAAGCTTCGGCGCAACGAATGCCAGATCGCACTGTCGCCCAAACCGCTGGATATCACCGCAGCAAGCCAGGATCCGGCGCTCAAAATCGAAAAAGCCGATGCGTTCATGACGGCATTTCTCGCCATCAACACCCAGCATCCGCCACTGGACAAACCCGAAGTCCGCCAGGCCATTAACCTGGCCTTCGACAAAAACAATTACCTCAAGGCCGTATTCGAGGGAACCGCCACATCCGCCAATGGCCCCTACCCGCCCAGCACCTGGAGCTATGCCAAGGACCTGCCGGGCTATGCCCATGACCCGCCCAAGGCCCGCGAGCTGCTGGCCAAGGCAGGCCTGAAGGATGGCTTTGCCACGACGATCTGGACCCGCCCTGCGGGCAGCCTGCTCAATCCGAACCCAAGCCTGGGCGCGCAATTGCTCCAGGCCGACCTGGCCCAGGTCGGCATCAAGGCCGAGATCCGCGTGATCGAATGGGGCGAGCTGATTCGCCGCGCCAAGGCCGGCGAACATGATCTGCTGTTCATGGGCTGGGCCGGCGACAACGGCGACCCGGACAACTTCCTGACCCCGCAATTTTCCTGCCCGGCCGTGCAGTCGGGCACCAATTTCGCCCGTTACTGCGATCAGGGCCTGGACAAGCTGATCAGTGCCGGCAAAACCACCAGTGAGCAAGGTGTTCGCAGCAAGCTGTACCAGCAGGCCCAGGCGCAAATCCAGCAGCAGGCGCTCTGGCTGCCATTGGCGCACCCGACGGCTTTCGCGCTGACCCGCAAGGAAGTCCAGGGCTATCAGGCCAGTCCGTTCGGGCGCCAGGACTTTTCCAGGGTCAGCGTATCGCCCTGA
- the dut gene encoding dUTP diphosphatase, producing MHALQAKILDPRIGNEFPLPQYATPGSAGLDLRAMLKEDTVLEPGQTLLIPTGLSVYIGDPGLAAMILPRSGLGHKHGIVLGNLVGLIDSDYQGELMVSCWNRGQTAFNIAVGERIAQLVLVPVVQAHFDIVETFDESQRGVGGFGHSGSH from the coding sequence ATGCATGCTCTACAAGCCAAAATCCTCGACCCACGCATCGGCAACGAATTCCCGCTGCCACAGTACGCCACGCCCGGCTCGGCCGGCCTCGACCTGCGTGCGATGCTCAAGGAAGACACCGTCCTGGAGCCTGGCCAGACCTTGCTGATTCCAACCGGCCTGTCGGTCTATATCGGCGACCCCGGCCTGGCCGCAATGATCCTGCCGCGCTCGGGTCTTGGCCATAAGCACGGCATCGTACTGGGCAACCTGGTCGGCCTGATCGACTCCGACTACCAGGGCGAACTGATGGTCTCGTGCTGGAACCGCGGCCAGACTGCCTTCAACATCGCCGTCGGCGAACGCATTGCGCAATTGGTGCTGGTACCGGTGGTACAGGCCCATTTCGATATCGTCGAAACCTTCGACGAAAGCCAGCGCGGTGTTGGTGGTTTCGGGCACTCTGGCAGCCATTGA
- a CDS encoding Hcp family type VI secretion system effector → MANHGYMTIKGKAQGLISAGCSTQDSIGNKCQPGHADEIMVLSYSHNMANIGNVHRPTHNPIIITKNVDKSSPLLAQALSNREEINCTISFYRVSSFGVQEKFYTVEISGGIIADLTVDMPHVIFQNDAEPQEHVAIRYRDIAWTHHLAATSGYSSWRGDEWDS, encoded by the coding sequence ATGGCTAACCACGGTTACATGACCATCAAGGGCAAGGCTCAAGGGCTTATTTCAGCGGGCTGCTCAACCCAGGATTCTATTGGCAACAAGTGTCAGCCGGGGCATGCCGACGAAATCATGGTGCTGTCTTACAGCCACAACATGGCCAATATTGGAAATGTTCATAGACCCACACACAACCCGATTATCATCACAAAAAATGTTGATAAATCATCTCCTTTGCTAGCTCAAGCGCTCTCAAATAGAGAAGAAATAAACTGTACGATTAGTTTCTATCGGGTTTCTTCATTTGGCGTTCAAGAGAAGTTTTACACAGTAGAGATTAGTGGCGGGATTATTGCGGACCTGACGGTTGATATGCCCCATGTGATTTTTCAAAATGATGCCGAACCTCAAGAACACGTTGCCATTCGCTATCGCGATATCGCCTGGACACACCACCTGGCAGCAACCAGCGGGTACAGTTCATGGAGAGGTGACGAATGGGACAGTTAA
- the coaBC gene encoding bifunctional phosphopantothenoylcysteine decarboxylase/phosphopantothenate--cysteine ligase CoaBC, with protein sequence MQRLYRKRIVLGVGGGIAAYKSAELVRRLLEHGAEVRVVMTRGGSEFITPLTMQALSGHPVHMDLLDPAAEAAMGHIELAKWADLILIAPATADLIARLAQGIANDLLTTLVLATDATVALAPAMNQAMWRDPATQANLELLQSRDLKIFGPASGSQACGDVGLGRMLEATDLALCAAECFQRQSLTGKHVLITAGPTQENIDPVRYITNHSSGKMGFALAEAAVEAGARVTLITGPVHLATPDRVTRIDVVSARDMLAACEAAIPCDLFIASAAVADYRPEVVAPQKLKKDPTSGDGLLLQMVRNPDILATIATRPDRPFSVGFAAETEHLLDYAARKLKDKNLDLIVANDVANPSIGFNSEENACSVIDRELHETLFAQTSKSKIARQLISFIADRLNQV encoded by the coding sequence ATGCAGCGGCTGTATCGGAAACGCATCGTTCTCGGCGTCGGCGGCGGCATTGCCGCCTACAAGAGCGCCGAACTGGTTCGCCGGCTCCTGGAGCACGGTGCCGAAGTGCGCGTGGTCATGACCCGTGGCGGCAGTGAATTCATCACCCCTCTGACCATGCAGGCCTTGTCCGGACACCCCGTCCATATGGACTTGCTCGACCCGGCCGCCGAGGCCGCAATGGGCCATATCGAACTGGCCAAGTGGGCCGACCTGATACTGATCGCCCCTGCCACCGCCGACCTGATCGCGCGCCTGGCCCAAGGCATCGCCAATGATCTGCTGACCACGCTGGTACTGGCCACCGATGCCACGGTCGCCCTGGCGCCGGCCATGAACCAGGCCATGTGGCGCGACCCCGCGACCCAGGCAAACCTGGAACTGTTGCAAAGCCGCGACCTGAAGATCTTCGGTCCCGCATCCGGAAGCCAGGCCTGTGGCGACGTGGGCCTGGGCCGCATGCTCGAAGCGACCGACCTGGCTCTCTGTGCCGCCGAATGCTTCCAGCGTCAATCGCTGACCGGCAAGCACGTGCTGATCACCGCCGGCCCCACCCAGGAAAACATCGACCCGGTGCGTTACATCACCAACCACAGCTCCGGCAAAATGGGCTTTGCCCTGGCCGAGGCCGCTGTCGAGGCCGGTGCCCGCGTGACACTGATCACCGGCCCCGTGCATTTGGCGACACCCGACCGGGTCACGCGCATCGACGTGGTCAGTGCCCGCGACATGCTCGCTGCCTGTGAAGCAGCGATCCCGTGCGACCTTTTCATCGCCTCGGCAGCCGTTGCTGACTACCGCCCAGAAGTCGTTGCACCACAAAAACTAAAGAAAGACCCTACGAGCGGCGACGGCCTGCTACTGCAGATGGTGCGCAACCCGGACATTCTGGCGACCATCGCCACCCGACCGGATCGTCCCTTCAGCGTCGGTTTTGCCGCCGAAACCGAACATTTGCTCGACTACGCTGCACGCAAGTTGAAAGACAAAAACCTCGACCTGATCGTTGCCAACGATGTGGCCAACCCCAGCATCGGCTTCAACAGCGAGGAAAACGCCTGCAGCGTGATTGACCGGGAGTTGCACGAAACTCTCTTCGCCCAGACCAGCAAGAGCAAGATTGCCCGCCAGCTGATCTCTTTCATCGCCGACCGTCTTAACCAGGTTTAA
- a CDS encoding DUF4225 domain-containing protein gives MGQLKNNSKPSSCDFWKVSHAASYLANQACTLGARHIKDGTLRLQFNREVSYYARSIVNDVEQGKKSPEQGLKEIKNEQNHLLSQSWEVTQKGVGVIAGVLQFGLGAGMCYGSAGTLCIFPGSLLMTHGANNIYENGRNLLKGRSDTQGPVRKAYHSISKWMGGDEFEGNMAYGAFDLGMSAYVAGRLLLKPDAWRLFRHVRTDYERAYKKTSAGAILFDRTADAITANGMREKWENEQ, from the coding sequence ATGGGACAGTTAAAAAATAATAGCAAACCAAGCAGTTGTGATTTTTGGAAAGTAAGCCATGCTGCGAGTTATTTGGCAAATCAAGCCTGCACATTAGGTGCTCGACACATTAAAGATGGCACGCTGCGCTTACAATTCAACCGTGAGGTTTCTTATTACGCGAGAAGCATTGTAAATGACGTTGAGCAGGGCAAAAAAAGTCCTGAGCAGGGTCTGAAGGAAATAAAGAACGAACAGAACCACCTACTGAGCCAGTCCTGGGAAGTTACTCAAAAAGGCGTTGGCGTAATCGCTGGAGTGCTTCAATTCGGACTAGGTGCAGGTATGTGTTATGGCTCAGCCGGCACGCTGTGTATTTTCCCTGGCTCCCTTCTGATGACTCATGGCGCCAACAATATTTATGAAAATGGACGAAACCTATTGAAAGGCCGATCAGACACACAGGGTCCGGTAAGAAAAGCCTATCACAGTATATCCAAGTGGATGGGGGGCGATGAATTTGAAGGGAATATGGCTTATGGAGCATTTGATTTGGGGATGTCCGCATATGTTGCCGGCAGATTGTTATTAAAACCAGATGCATGGCGTCTATTTAGACATGTCCGAACAGACTATGAAAGAGCATACAAAAAAACTTCTGCAGGGGCCATCCTATTTGACAGAACCGCTGACGCGATCACAGCAAATGGAATGCGCGAAAAATGGGAAAATGAACAATGA
- a CDS encoding DUF4870 domain-containing protein — protein MTDELLPTPSAEARQWAMFCHLAAFCGLVFPFGSLLGPLIMWQWKKDLDLFVDAQGKEALNFQITVAIVSMICFVLMFVLVGFALFGLVVIAAAILTIIAAIKANEGHPYRYPFTWRLIK, from the coding sequence ATGACTGACGAACTGCTGCCCACGCCGAGCGCCGAAGCGCGCCAGTGGGCCATGTTTTGCCATCTCGCGGCATTTTGCGGGCTGGTGTTTCCCTTCGGCAGCTTGCTGGGGCCGTTGATCATGTGGCAGTGGAAGAAGGATCTCGATCTCTTCGTCGATGCCCAGGGCAAGGAAGCGCTGAACTTTCAGATTACGGTAGCCATCGTTTCGATGATCTGCTTCGTGCTGATGTTCGTGCTTGTCGGGTTCGCTCTGTTCGGCCTGGTGGTGATCGCAGCGGCAATATTGACCATCATTGCGGCCATCAAGGCCAATGAAGGGCACCCGTACCGCTATCCGTTCACCTGGCGGTTGATCAAATAA
- the pyrE gene encoding orotate phosphoribosyltransferase — MQPYQRDFIRFAIDRGVLRFGEFTLKSGRTSPYFFNAGLFNTGSALAQLGRFYAAAIVESGISFDVLFGPAYKGIPLAAATAVALAEHHQLDVPWCFNRKEAKAHGEGGSLVGSPLTGDVLIIDDVITAGTAIREVMQIIEGQKAKAAGVLIALNRQERGNGELSAIQEVERDFGIPVVSIVSLTQVLQFLADDPQLKQHLPAVEAYRAQYGI, encoded by the coding sequence ATGCAGCCGTATCAGCGCGACTTCATTCGTTTTGCCATCGATCGTGGGGTTCTGCGCTTCGGTGAATTCACTCTGAAATCGGGGCGTACAAGCCCGTATTTCTTCAATGCCGGCCTGTTCAACACCGGTTCTGCCCTGGCGCAACTGGGTCGATTCTACGCGGCGGCCATCGTCGAGAGCGGTATTTCCTTCGATGTGCTGTTCGGCCCGGCCTACAAGGGTATCCCCCTGGCGGCCGCAACGGCGGTAGCCCTGGCCGAGCATCATCAGCTCGATGTGCCGTGGTGCTTCAACCGCAAGGAAGCCAAGGCCCACGGCGAGGGCGGCAGCCTGGTGGGCTCGCCCCTGACGGGTGACGTACTGATCATCGACGACGTGATCACCGCCGGTACCGCGATCCGCGAAGTCATGCAGATCATCGAAGGCCAGAAAGCCAAGGCCGCCGGGGTTTTGATTGCCCTGAACCGCCAGGAACGTGGCAATGGCGAACTGTCGGCGATCCAGGAAGTGGAGCGTGATTTTGGTATTCCAGTGGTCAGCATCGTTTCGCTGACCCAGGTGCTGCAGTTCCTGGCCGATGACCCTCAGCTCAAGCAGCACTTGCCTGCGGTTGAGGCTTATCGGGCTCAGTACGGTATCTGA
- a CDS encoding exodeoxyribonuclease III has product MRIISVNVNGIQAAVERGLLSWLQAQNADVICLQDTRASAFELDDPAFQLDGYFLYACDAEVPAQGGVALYSRLQPKAVISGLGFETADRYGRYLQADFDKVSIATLLLPSGQNGDEDLNQKFKLMDDFARYLDKQRRKRREYIYCGSLYVAQQKLDIKNWRDSQQSPGFLAPERAWMDEIVGNMGYVDALREVNREGDQYSWWPDNEQAEMLNLGWRFDYQLLTPGLRRFVRSARLPRQPRFSQHAPLIVDYDWTLTI; this is encoded by the coding sequence ATGCGGATCATCAGTGTGAACGTTAATGGTATTCAGGCTGCAGTCGAGCGTGGTTTGCTCAGTTGGCTGCAAGCCCAGAATGCCGACGTCATCTGCCTGCAGGACACCCGCGCCTCTGCCTTTGAACTGGACGACCCAGCCTTCCAACTGGATGGCTACTTCCTTTATGCCTGCGATGCCGAAGTTCCCGCCCAAGGCGGCGTGGCACTTTACTCGCGGCTGCAACCGAAGGCAGTTATCAGCGGCCTGGGCTTCGAGACAGCCGACCGCTACGGGCGCTACCTGCAGGCCGACTTCGACAAGGTCAGCATCGCGACCTTGCTGCTTCCATCAGGGCAGAACGGCGATGAAGACTTGAATCAAAAGTTCAAGCTAATGGACGACTTCGCCCGTTATCTGGACAAACAACGGCGTAAACGTCGCGAGTACATCTACTGCGGCTCCCTGTATGTGGCGCAGCAGAAGCTCGACATCAAGAACTGGCGCGACAGCCAGCAGTCTCCGGGCTTCCTGGCGCCGGAACGGGCCTGGATGGACGAGATTGTCGGCAACATGGGTTATGTCGATGCCCTGCGCGAAGTCAATCGTGAAGGCGATCAGTACAGCTGGTGGCCGGACAACGAGCAGGCCGAGATGCTCAACCTGGGCTGGCGTTTCGACTACCAGCTGCTGACCCCTGGGCTGCGTCGCTTCGTACGCAGTGCACGCCTGCCGCGTCAGCCACGGTTTTCCCAGCATGCTCCGCTGATCGTGGACTATGACTGGACGCTGACCATCTAG
- the rpmG gene encoding 50S ribosomal protein L33, whose product MRELIRLVSTANTGHFYTTDKNKRTTPDKIEIKKFDPVVRKHVIYKEAKIK is encoded by the coding sequence ATGCGTGAATTGATCCGTCTGGTGTCGACCGCCAATACTGGCCACTTCTACACCACCGATAAGAACAAGCGCACCACTCCGGACAAAATCGAAATCAAAAAATTCGATCCGGTTGTTCGCAAGCACGTGATCTACAAGGAAGCCAAGATCAAGTAA
- the rpmB gene encoding 50S ribosomal protein L28, with protein sequence MSRVCQVTGKGPVTGNNISHANNKTRRRFLPNLQHHRFWVESEKRFVRLRVSAKGMRIIDKRGIDVVLAEIRQNGAKV encoded by the coding sequence ATGTCGAGAGTCTGTCAAGTTACCGGTAAGGGTCCGGTGACTGGGAATAACATTTCCCACGCAAACAACAAAACCCGTCGTCGTTTCCTGCCGAACCTGCAGCATCACCGCTTCTGGGTCGAGTCCGAGAAGCGTTTTGTGCGTCTGCGCGTATCTGCCAAAGGCATGCGTATCATCGACAAGCGCGGCATTGATGTCGTGCTGGCCGAAATTCGCCAAAATGGCGCTAAGGTTTAA